A stretch of Brassica napus cultivar Da-Ae chromosome C6, Da-Ae, whole genome shotgun sequence DNA encodes these proteins:
- the LOC106351781 gene encoding cullin-1-like: MMARTIDFAQGWRSMQIGITKLEKHVEGLPGHSLNSEQYINLYTTVYVMCTQKPPHDHAEKLYNKYREVVEEYTKSTVLPALRKTYDDEYMLLRVLLERCSIHKKMVRRLSRIFHYVDRYFVVRNSLLSLEEVGLACFVDMVYNTLQLRVREAVIAIVDKEREGDDTGIDRALLENVKDIYVEIGMGKMKRYEQDLESFMLEGTASYYSRKASRWIQEYSYFDYIRKSEECVKKEKKRVSHYLYASSEPKLVKIVEHELFVVYANKLLEKKHSEFREIAGGLEPITNIFKQHVEDTDGQDTAAIRKVIEVHDKYIVYVTKCLENQTIFHKSLKEAFKFFCSKAVSGSSLSDESLATICDRIIILKKWASEELSDEAIEKVVKFLAYISDDKDLFAEFYKKKLARRLLLNRDASDDHERGIITKLKQQFGGNFTYKMEGMVTDLTLSRQNQNSFDEYVANNPAAKPGIDLSVTLLTTSVWPSYKTFDVNLPSEMVKCVEIFKVFYETKHKRRKLTWLHSLETCHINGKFDQKPIDLIVSTHQAAVLLLFNTRDKLNYTDIQTQLNLRHEDLVWVLHSLSCAKYKVLIKEPATETVSKTDVFEVNSKFTSRTGGVKIPLSHVDERKKVVEYVNNDRRYAIEASIVRIMKGKKVLGHEQLVSECVKQLSGMFKPDVKAIKTRIEELIARDYLERDKMNPNMFRYLA; the protein is encoded by the coding sequence ATGATGGCCAGGACGATTGACTTTGCGCAAGGATGGAGAAGTATGCAGATTGGTATCACTAAGCTGGAAAAGCATGTGGAAGGACTTCCTGGGCACTCACTTAATAGTGAGCAATATATAAACCTTTACACGACTGTCTACGTTATGTGCACCCAGAAACCTCCTCATGATCACGCAGAGAAGCTTTACAACAAGTACCGTGAAGTAGTTGAGGAATATACTAAGTCGACAGTTTTGCCTGCTCTAAGGAAGACCTATGACGATGAATATATGTTGCTGCGAGTGCTTCTTGAAAGATGTTCTATCCATAAAAAGATGGTTAGACGCCTATCCAGGATCTTCCACTATGTTGACCGTTACTTCGTTGTTCGCAACTCACTCCTATCTCTAGAAGAAGTTGGATTAGCATGCTTCGTTGACATGGTTTATAACACGTTGCAACTCAGGGTCAGAGAAGCTGTGATAGCTATAGTTGATAAAGAACGAGAAGGTGATGATACTGGTATTGATAGGGCGTTACTTGAAAACGTTAAAGACATTTATGTAGAGATTGGAATGGGTAAGATGAAAAGATACGAACAAGATTTGGAGAGCTTCATGCTTGAAGGTACAGCGTCTTACTATTCTCGCAAGGCATCAAGATGGATTCAAGAATATTCTTACTTTGATTACATTCGGAAGTCTGAAGAATGTgtaaagaaggagaagaagagagtgtcTCACTACCTTTACGCAAGCAGTGAGCCAAAGCTGGTTAAAATAGTAGAGCATGAGTTGTTTGTAGTGTATGCCAACAAGCTTCTTGAGAAAAAGCACTCAGAGTTCAGGGAAATTGCGGGAGGCTTGGAACCTATAACAAACATATTCAAGCAGCATGTTGAAGACACAGATGGTCAAGACACGGCTGCAATCAGAAAAGTGATTGAGGTACATGATAAGTACATAGTCTATGTCACAAAGTGTCTCGAGAATCAAACCATCTTTCACAAGTCCTTGAAAGAGgcatttaagtttttttgtagCAAAGCAGTGTCTGGAAGCTCTTTAAGTGATGAATCACTGGCAACAATTTGTGACAGAATTATAATTCTCAAGAAATGGGCAAGTGAGGAGCTGAGTGATGAAGCTATTGAGAAGGTGGTCAAGTTTCTTGCGTATATAAGTGATGACAAGGATCTTTTTGCAGAGTTTTACAAGAAGAAGCTGGCACGTAGGCTGCTATTGAATCGTGATGCTAGTGATGATCATGAGAGAGGAATCATTACAAAGCTCAAACAACAGTTTGGTGGGAATTTTACTTATAAGATGGAGGGAATGGTGACAGATTTGACATTGTCAAGACAAAACCAAAACAGCTTCGATGAGTATGTAGCCAATAACCCTGCTGCAAAACCAGGGATTGATTTGAGCGTCACTCTTCTTACAACTAGTGTTTGGCCAAGTTACAAAACGTTTGACGTGAATCTACCTAGTGAAATGGTCAAGTGTGTTGAAATTTTCAAAGTGTTTTATGAAACCAAACACAAACGTAGGAAACTTACTTGGCTCCACTCACTAGAAACTTGTCACATCAACGGAAAGTTCGATCAAAAGCCCATTGATTTGATCGTGTCGACTCACCAGGCTGCTGTGCTTCTGCTTTTTAACACAAGGGACAAACTGAACTACACTGACATCCAAACTCAACTGAACCTACGCCATGAAGATCTTGTGTGGGTGCTTCATTCCTTGTCATGTGCTAAATACAAGGTTCTTATCAAGGAGCCAGCCACAGAGACTGTCTCCAAGACTGATGTTTTTGAAGTCAACTCCAAATTTACCTCTAGAACGGGCGGAGTAAAGATTCCTCTCTCTCATGTTGATGAACGGAAGAAAGTTGTTGAATATGTTAATAACGACAGGCGCTATGCAATTGAGGCTTCTATTGTCAGGATCATGAAGGGCAAGAAAGTATTGGGACATGAACAACTTGTTTCTGAATGTGTCAAGCAACTTAGTGGGATGTTCAAGCCTGATGTTAAAGCGATTAAAACACGTATAGAGGAATTAATAGCAAGAGATTATTTGGAGAGGGACAAGATGAATCCTAACATGTTTAGGTACTTGGCTTAG